One Ochotona princeps isolate mOchPri1 chromosome 29, mOchPri1.hap1, whole genome shotgun sequence genomic region harbors:
- the LOC118759862 gene encoding protein FAM246C, producing MATERGRQWTQARGAYAASEALRRGAGRQRDPTTQSNGPGPEDVRAPGRLARLRGQLRAEAAARLEAPRLLRLVERAEAARAEEGPGERAETRSGGSVCSVCGEPRSGATYPAGVLEVSEQRLQEGLAAVRAELGAGLEALRAELRTELDALRALLPPAPPQPPPAAVRREPRAPAATAASTTVQRGAPRGAALLRALGTVNALAVASRSADNGHNGPDGPADGATNRVSTRKSLKKTPVPGGAD from the coding sequence ATGGCGACAGAGCGCGGACGCCAGTGGACCCAGGCCCGCGGCGCGTATGCCGCGAGCGAGGCGTTGCGGCGCGGCGCCGGCCGCCAGCGGGACCCCACAACGCAGTCCAATGGGCCGGGCCCCGAGGACGTCCGGGCCCCTGGCCGCCTGGCCCGACTGCGAGGTCAGCTGCGGGCAGAGGCGGCGGCACGGCTCGAGGCACCGCGGCTGCTGCGCCTGGTGGAGCGCGCAGAGGCCGCGAGGGCCGAGGAGGGCCCCGGCGAGAGGGCCGAGACGCGTAGCGGTGGCTCAGTGTGCTCCGTGTGCGGCGAGCCGCGCAGCGGGGCCACCTACCCAGCGGGCGTCCTGGAGGTGAGCGAGCAGCGGCTGCAAGAGGGGCTGGCGGCCGTGCGTGCCGAGCTTGGCGCGGGGCTCGAGGCGCTGCGGGCGGAGCTTCGCACCGAGCTGGACGCGCTACGAGCGCTGCTGCCACCCGCGCCGCCGCAGCCTCCGCCCGCCGCCGTGCGCCGCGAGCCCCGCGCCcccgcagccacagcagccagcaccacTGTCCAGCGCGGGGCGCCCCGCGGCGCGGCCCTGCTGCGGGCGCTCGGCACCGTGAACGCTCTGGCGGTGGCCTCGAGGTCCGCAGACAACGGCCACAACGGCCCCGACGGCCCCGCGGACGGCGCCACAAACCGAGTCTCGACCCGCAAGAGCCTCAAGAAGACGCCAGTGCCAGGTGGCGCGGACTGA